The Mytilus galloprovincialis chromosome 11, xbMytGall1.hap1.1, whole genome shotgun sequence genome contains the following window.
TGTTAGTTCTATAGAATGATGTTCGTCTTGTCGTCGTGTTGCGTTCTTTGTACGAATGACAGGCAAAatctttacaaaattttggtaaaaaatagttaaaaataatcCGTACACAACTAAACACCTAACATAAATAAACATGAAAGTTGGTCAGggatatatttattttacaaatgtacAATTTTAAAGCATTTCAGACCAGGTGTTCTTCGTGTTATCTACAACGagacaatatattaattaaaaGGTTTTCTggataatatatattataaatcatgTATATCAAATGCTAATATTGACCCGAAAAGAAAGGTTCACCTAAATTAGTTTTCAGAACTCTAGTTGATGTAAATTGGATTCTTAGTTGTCTGTTGTTTATCTATGTATTATATGTTTAGAAAAACACAGCAGGAAGCATGCAACTACAAATAACCTCATTTTTGACAACTCGATCAGCTTCATACTGTTTGACATCTGAAAACTTCAAGCCATCTGAAATATACTTTTTTTGCACGACCCAAACAATACCTTGTCGAGATTAATTGTTATTAAAGAGGTCGATGTGCATACATCGTTAATACACAAAGAATAATAAACTAGTAACTTACCTTTATCATATCTAATAGTATCCTTTACCAGTTGATCCGTATCCACCGACAACATTGCTGCCTCCGCTAACTACACTGACTGGACCTGCAACAACACCACCAATTGGGCCTCCAATACCACCGATTGGACCAAGAAGTCCACTACCACCTCCAACAAGACCACTAACACCACCGATGATACCTCCACCACCAATCACACCAGCTCCTCCAAGTGAAGCACCGTAATTTTGGTTGGTTACCCACCATGGCAACAAGGAACAACAAGTATTCAAACTACCAGGAAGGAGTGGTGCCAAGTTACATTTCTTGTTGAGTTTAATCTGTCCTGGTGCACATTTCAAACTGCATGTACACCATGGTTGGCCTCCACCGACAAGtcctgaaaattgaaaaaaaaaatctcgaaatttgatatagttttgtatATTGCATCGTCCAATTGGTTGATGACGTACATTCTTCATAAATGATATTTGTCCAAAGCAAATTTTCAGAATTTATCTTGCGAATTTCTTGATTCACCATAACACTGAGCTCTCATTATAATGTCATACCAAAAACATCAGAAATATGAGAGGTTTTGTTCATGCTAATGATAATGTAAGTCATTTACAACATACCTGTATTTAATCCTCCGATCAATCCTCCTAATCCACCACCATTTAACAGAAGTCCACCACCACCGACAATTCCTCCAGATCCACTAATAATTCCACCACCGCCAAGGATTGGGCCACTTGTGATaactccaccatttacaagtccTCCTAATAATGGACCTCCTTTGTTTAATGCCGAAACAGAGGCGACAAGCGAAACTAGTAGTAGAGTCAACATCATGATTGGTTACTTTGATCTATAGAAGATGTGAAGTATACTCAGATATGCATGTCCTTTTATACTCTGTTTATTGTAAGACACatgatacatattaaaaaaaaacagtggttTGATATATTATGAAAAATGGGATTTATAAAATTGTGGTGTAAAAATGTGCAATTCATGCAGATGTTGATAAAGCAGGTTTTATTTGTGGACAAAGTCAAATACATAACATGCAACTACCACGAACGTGAAAGATGATTTTATTAGAAGAAGAAAAAGCATAGTTCTCTGATGTCAGACAGGTGTAAttgactaaaaaaataaaatctgtcaaCTTTAAATATTGCATCATATTAAAGTGCGTTTTACACGAACGTAATTCGTTTTCAGTTCCTAACTATATTTATTTGACTGAACAAATTGAAGTTTATTTATACGTGCACTTAAAAGTGAACAGGCATTTACAACAGATTTTTTTACGTacacttgaaagtaaacgcgcgtttattTTCCGCGTAAAGTAATTGTGTTAACTAAAAAATAATCTTCGTGTATATGTGTAAAttttcgcctttttttgttaaaacGAATTAAACGTATATGAgtttaaaatataacatttcatAAACACTTTTAATTCGGATTATTAATTTGTATTAGTTGCAAATTAATTTAGTGAATTGGCGAACAAAACAGCTAATTTTTGTATGGATAGACGACATATCTCTGACATTCATTActgtgtttaacatgtttaatgtatttTGCAATAAAATTCGTTTCAAAACCTATGGATAACTTTCTGGGAATGTTTACTCTTTTGAAAGTTGTGTTAACCAAaagatattgacaattttcataGAGAACATGCAGTTATTAGCAGTTTTTTTAAGTTCTgttgttttaattgttgttttaacttgtgttatattttgtatGGTGCTAATTTGTTTTAAGACATGTGCAAAAATAGCGTtactaatacattgtaataattgaattttgtgttgaggtgtaataccaccaaatcatggtacgtcacatccggttgcatacgaaagcaggcctaaaaaaatattcccttgaatttgacagttgtagaaaattaaccctgcatttcaatgcacttaaatttaatattttggaacgttaaggttacatagttaccaaagcaggtaaccagtatataacagtgtaaaaattgggttgtctaccctcggcggtggttactttcttatatgcaatgaaatgtagtgtgaaattttcactgtatcactggaaaggattgaactttacacatgcaaagtatttctttggttgaaatgaaggtaaatactgtacgatttttttaaaagtgccaatttaacaaagactaatagggaaaaatcaatggtggtattacaccttgaaACCATCTTTTGTAATGCATATCAATTAGTTTGTTTGATCTGCAATATTTAGCGTGACATTATGTCTCTAATGAATTGAAGTTTGAAATCGTTCATTTTTGTGAATGCAGATTTTAAGCGTTGAAGTCTCTATTTGGTGCGACTTATATCATCTAAGAGGCAGTTGAGAGAAGTTAAGCGCTATATTCgaagtttaatataaaaataatatatcgcagaaagttttattatgaattaggcTGTTTAAATTATCAATTGAATTGTGTCAACCTTTCCATGAGGgcgttttatagctaactatacaGCTTTCGATTGCCTTTAATAGCTTACATTCAAATTGATTAAACATTAGTGCATAGTTGACTCACTGCCAATAATAGCACATCTCCttgttttaatatgttgttatcaTGTTAGAACAAAAGCATTGACTGCAGATCTGATCAAAAAACGGGGGTTATTTGTACCGAGtatttaaacaaacatatttttttaataaacgcGCTTGTCTTAATTTGCTATTATTAGTGTTGAACCACAatagtcaaaataatttaatcgcgtagtggaattaactttatgtggattcttataaattctatataacttttggactatttcaaATCTTGATCTTTTTCTCAAACTATTTCTTACATACTTTGGATGTTTTAACACTATAGGCTAACATTGctcatgtgaaattttaaaattgtttgtataaacattgaacgacaaaaatatgtgacgtataaatattctgacgtcagacacacgaagcaatgaatgtgtttttatttaatagaaactatcatgttctgttaaattatttcctttaaaattgtaacacggttatgactgctgtacccatatttttatttattatgtctgtttagttcacgcatcgttgtaaatataacagaatttaaaGAGACTGTTGTACAGAGTAAAAggtttggcgctataaaaccaggttcaatccaccatgttctacattttaaaatgcctgtaccaagttaggattatgacagttcttgtctattcgttttttatgtgttttgtcgtttggggtttgccatgtgattaaggtctttccgattggattttcctctgagttcattattttatattttatttgtttgatatatAATGATAAAAGAGATTGATTAAATTGCGGTTTAACAATGTGTAGATCATGCATATGTTGATTGAAGAGGTTTTGTAAGTGAAAAAAGTCTAATACATATCATGCAACTATCACGTATTAATTCACAAAATGACCTtatcctataaaaaaaaacatagttcgATAAAGTCACCCAGTTGTAAATGAGTAAAAAATCTGtcaaaaatattgcatcataGTATAATGCATTTAAGACGAAAGTAAttcgttttcttttcttttcatttcattagattataaatttgtcaaaaaaaaatgaCGTTTATTTTATACGTGCACTTAAAATTGAACGGGCCTTTACTTTTAGCTGACTgtgtaaattatacaataaacccCGTGTACATATGTACCTTCGAAATATTAACTTGTATCAGTTGCAAATCAATTTAAAGAATCaattaacaattaacaattgATGAACGAAACAGCATATTGAGGTGTGAATATTTGATATCTCTCTGACATACTTAACTCTGTTTATTGTATTTTGCAAACATTTGCATATGAAAACCTTGAAATAATTCTTTGGTGGTCGTAACTAAAAGATAAAGACAATTCCCATAGAGAACATACCATCACTAGCAGTTTtgcttaagtttttttgttttcatttttgtttcaacTTGTAATATATTTTGGATTGAAGACATGTTTAACAATGAGCGTtactaatacattgtaataattgCATGTTGTGTTTAATCCACCTTTTGTAATGCATATGTATTGGTTtgtttgattttcaatattttacgtTACATTATTTCTCTGATGATGGTAGTTTGAAATCGTTTATTTTCGCGAATGCAGATTTTAAGAGTAGCAGTCTCTATTTGGTGTGACTATTATCATCTAAGAGGCTGTTGAGAGAAGTTAAGAACTTTTCgcagtttattataaaataaataaataaaaagatcgCGGAATGTTTTATTATGAACTAGGCTGTTTAATCTCTTAACTGAATTGTGTCAATTTTTCCATTCCACGCGGGCGTTTTATAGGTGACTATACAGTGATGTTTTTTCATTGTAAAAGTCTCGGTTTCCTGTAATAGCTTACATTCAAATTGTTTGAACATTGGTGGACAGTTGACTCACTGCCAATAATAGCTCATCTCCGTGTTTTAATGTTGTCATCATGTCAGAACAAAAGCATTAACTGCAAATCTGATTAAAACCAGGGAAGTTATTTCTACCGAGTATTTAAGcaaaaacatttctttaaataaaCGCGCTTGTTTTGATTGGCTATAATTTGGCACTTTTGTATCTAACATGTGGAAAACTCAAGATTTCGAGAATCAAAAGTCAAAAATccttttaaggaaaattttgatCGAATTTAATTGAAACAAATGTACAAGGTATCCCGTTAAATTAAGTGATGAAAAATGTCTTAAACTAAACAGATGGttaattatgttaaatattttaactttttatatgtcATAATCGTATGATGTCATCCTGATCATCGAAAAGTAAACATAAACTTAGAGATTGATGTATGAGGACACTGTTTAATAACTATGGTTGACTCTGTCTAACCGCACACATTACATGATACTTCTTGTTTTACATTATAGTACAGTTATTGCCGTTATCATGGATACCTATCATGATTACGTACACTTTGCTGATGAAATCCTGACTTAATCTATTATCACAAAATAATATTCATACGTGCGAGacgataaaaaatgttgaaaaaaatcattgcCTTCTTTTTTAGTAAAACCAGTAGGTTTTCAATTTACTATGTCTAAACTATCTTTCCTTTGAGAGTAAGATAGATGCTCTACTTTTGGTTAAATTAATTACATCTATCATTATAGTTTATGACACGTCAAAGTAATGTATTAATTAAGGAAAATTGACGTAAAAGTCGAATACTAACTGATGTCCTTATCTatcaatttatgtaaaataaaaaaaaatctatttagcTAAAATAGAATGTTGTATACAAGGCATGCATTACTATACAAATAAGAGCTTTGTAATAAAATACAGTCATAAAATATTATGGTCCTGATATCGTATGTCAACATATTAAAAAAGTTTTGACTGTAAATTCTTAAATAGAGAGGTAAAATATGACAGCTGGATATAAAAACTCATAGCTCATGGCAAGCATTTATTACGACCAATAGACAAAGAATAGTACataaaatacaacatataaaactaaaaaccTTGCAACACGAACAAAAAACAATCAGGGGTGATTTGGGAACTCCGGAAGGGTGAgtctgctccatatgtggcacttGGTAACTTTTccaatatgaaatttaaaaaaactgtgAGTCGTACATATATCATTGGTGAGTAAAGTATTAGCTGCATACCCCATTATATTTTTACTAATAATGATATTGGTGTTTTCAGACTCGGTGATTTGCATTACTTTgaatcaataaataaaatgtaacatttgttctttgtataatattcatgaagaaaatTTCTGCTTTTCAATTTCATATCGGAGCAATATTTAAGGAAAGTGTTCGTGGTTAAACCTATTCTGTCAAATATAAAAACcctgatgaaataaaaaaacaaaatactttatCTATACTATAATATGatgcaatatctaacgttgcTTGTTTCATCTGTTCTCATTTACAACTAGCTGATATCAGcaaggtattttttttatctaatacgGTCATTTCTCAAGTTCGTGATAGTTGCATGCTATATATTGTAAAGAAAACCCTGTTTAATCAAGATATGCACTACTTGCATATTTTCAAACCACAATTTTATAAATCTCCTACTTCATAATATATCAAACCATTTTTTAGAGCCAGGTATCACGAGTCTTACAATAAATCTAGTATATAGGGACATGGATATCTGAGTATATTTCACATCTTCTACAGATCAAAGTAACCCATCATGATGTTGACTCTACTACTAGTTTCGCTTGTTGCCTCTGTTTCGGCATTAAACAAAGGAGGTCCATTATTAGGAggacttgtaaatggtggagttATCACAAGTGGCCCAATCCTTGGCGGTGGTGGAATTATTGGTGGATCTGGAGGAATTGTCGGTGGTGGAGGACTTCTGTTAAATGGTGGTGGTTTAGGAGGATTGATCGGTGGATTAAATACAGGTAcattctaaatgaccatttatatTATCAATAAGGAAAAAGCCGCAACAAAACAGTTCTGAACAATAGCATCAACAAATATGACAATTTCGTTTATATTTTAGTTCTTATTTCATGgaattttcttcaaaataatttCACTAAATTTCAATTATTGAAACCGTTCGATATTATTTAGTTGCTAAATGTTGTGGCAGTTAATCCTCAGCGAGTTAACTTATTGCCAATtacaccacatattcttttttatattcatatgtcTGCATTGGTGAATATTCCAGctcatttattaaatattttcttcatcTAATATCAAATCTTGATGTTAATACGTTTTGTTTAAATTGCAGGACTTGTCGGTGGAGGTCAACCATGGTGTACATGTAGTTTGAAATGTGCTCCAGGACAGATTAAACTCAACAAGAACTGTAACTTGGCACCACTCCTTCCTGGTAGTTTGTATACTTGTTGTTCCTTATTGCCATGGTGGGTAACCAACCAAAATTACGGTGTTTCCCTTGGGGGAGCTGGTGTCATTGGTAGTGGAGGTATCATCGGTGGTGTTAGTGGTATTGTTGGAGGTGGTAGTGGACTTCTTGGTCCAATCGGTGGTATTGGAGGTTCAGTTGGTGGTATTGTAACTGGACCAGTCAGCGTAGTTAGTGGGGGCAGCAGGGTTGTCGATGGATCAACTAGTAAAGGATACTATTAGATATTCTAACGGTAAGTTTGCATCTTTTTAGTGTATGATATAAATATCATACAATTGTGTATTAGCCGTGTAAACACATTCACcacttaaataagaaataatttgGACAAATTTTTGTTAGGGTCATGCATTAAAAAGTAATAATTAACTAGCTTGAATTGATCACATATTATACAGTACTTTCTCTTTAAGCCTTTCTTAGGTTTTTATTACTCATACAGATTATCCAGAAAATGTTAATTATTGTCTTCTCTCGTTTTAGGTAACACGAAGAAGACCTGATATGAAATGCTTgcgaattatatattttttaaataaatatattctagaccaacttcatttttttttaatttgatttacagACACATTGAGGTTTTGGTTGTCTAATGATTATTTTAAAGTATATTTCTACCTATTAAGTATTTCAAAGATTTTACAAGTCAATGGTTAAAATAAGGCAAAACGACGACAAAATCAATACTAATATATAGCTTACGCCTTACAGTAATAATTGCTCtaacaaataaaacacaacacaaaCCTTGATATACAATTTACACCTTCAGAAAAACAGGTTTACCCTGCCgggataaataaaaatttattctactttgcaataaaattaacggtaccaattttcttgcaccagtgTGTGTGTGTAAAGTTAAACTCCAAAATATTAAGGTATGATCATATGTCATATCTCAAGTCCCTTATCAAGTGGCAAATACAATActatattttcaacttttattatgTTTCTTAACGTGACTGTCCATTGTATGACATTTAAAATCTTTGAGCGtagcaaataataaaatattggaAAAAATTGTCATGAAATTTGAAATACATTACTTCAAAAACTCTGTATTCCttgatatttaataaaaattgttaaaaaaaaaccctaaGAATCAAACTAATAAGGAAGCTTTTATATCAATAGTTCCAAATGGTCAAGTAGAAAgcgtcccttcgtaaattttcgtttcttgtttcttgtttttattatagATAAGACCGATGTTTTGTTTTAAGAGAACAGaacaatttaaaaatcaaaaaagtTTCGTTTGTCAACGATTATAGTAGTAAGATGACCACATATATCATGTTCGAGATATAAGTCTGAAATGGAGCAGAGGAAGCGTCATCTGTTTTGTCATTAATGTTCAGTTCTGGAGGATATAGTTTTGGATCAGAACAGTTTGGACTTTTAATGGAAAGAATATCATCAATATGTCTGAATGTACAATTAAATAAATCATCTTGCTTTTAAGAAATGTATACCAGAACTCCTTTGCAAATGATGGTAGAAGAGCTTGATAAGGGCAGAAACACTGTCTGTTTCGTTGGAATGCCGACAACTTGTTAACAAAATACTCctccaaattaaaaacaaacatgcTGTCAAAAAGGACACTCCCGCAGAATGATCACTTGCTCGTCTGTTAAATATCATCTTCTACAGAACAACTATTTAAATGCAGATCTTGGTTAACCTCTCTAAACAAAATACCATAAACATTGACTAAGGCATGTAAGGGATGACTTAACAATTACATCTTATGATTGTAGTTAATATAGCTTTGCAAAAGGTGAAATCCTTTTTACGCTGTTTTTGTAGTATACTGttgtgctgtttttttttttttttttttttttttttttaagtactttCTGTTGTCACCTTTTTAAAAGGCGGAATTAAATCATTAACCACTGTTTTCGGGCAAACAATTCAAATAGTGCCTCGCTAATAACATATGTTTAAGTTGTTCTGTCAGTCGTCCATGTTTGCTTCCTCATACTTGTGGGTCAAAACGTGCGTTGCATCCGGGAATTCTTTCCTTGGCTGCAAAGATATCCTCTTCACTTTTCTACGAAATTCCTACACAGTGTCACATTCACTGAGTGCATTAAACAAAGGAAGAGCAGCTCCACGAGGACCAATGCGTTTAATATGTCACGTAAACCAAGCCATTGAAAGTCTGAATTCCTTCAAAAAACCTATCAATAATTTGTCCACAGTAAATCTTGTGAGTGCTACGAATCTGTATACTGCTACATCTATGTCAGTACTGCTTACTTACTACTTTTTTACAAAAGTTTTTAGCATGCTGATAATGGACAAACATTTGTGTCTCTGCTTCTTCTTGGTTACAAACGTTTTTAGCATGCTGATAATGGACAAACATTTGTGTCTTTGCTTCTTCTTGGTTACAAACGTTTTTAGCATGCTGATAATGGACAAACATTTGTGTCTCTGCTTCTTCTTGGTTACAAAAGGATATCTGGGAAGTATCCGTATTGAAATTACAAAGAATATTTCCACAATGAGTTACACTAGTAACCATAATTTAGCCTAAACGGTCAAGTGATATTCACACTATTCAAACAAGATAAATGAACATTTACagtggtggtcttcggctgttgtctgctctatggtcgggttttttttcgctttgacacattccccattgcctgtctcaattttattaaacaacGATTggcaacaattaaaaaaagaatccgTTTAAACCCATATCAATTTAATGTAATACTAGTCGAATAAATTGCCTTGCGGTTGTCTAAGTTAGTTTCCGATTCGGTTAAGCATCGCATCATTATAAATGTTGCCCAGACCCGATCTTTGTACAGGTTAATAAATCAAGTAGAATAGACTCGAAGTATCTATCGTTTATTTGTTTCATATCCAATCGCTTTCGATTTTATATACGTGATGCATTCATGACACGAGGGGGCATATCAGTTTCAACAATATTTTAAACGAACCAATACATGAGATAAAGAGCTACTGCATTTGAGAAAATTATGTTTCTAAGCAATTTATAATTTAAGTacttttttgcattttaatttCCTCTGACTTTGTTCGAACTATGATTAAATGATTCCCAATCTGCTCTGTCGTAACAATATACTCATAAAATAACAAAGTACCTTTATCTGTAAACCAATTCAATGTAATGCAATAGTTGACATTGCCAATTTTACACTGATTTTATTCACAATTGGTTTACAACAGCAAACACTTACAATTTGTTTTATCTAACATGATCTCTTCCT
Protein-coding sequences here:
- the LOC143051418 gene encoding uncharacterized protein LOC143051418 — its product is MMLTLLLVSLVASVSALNKGGPLLGGLVNGGVITSGPILGGGGIISGSGGIVGGGGLLLNGGGLGGLIGGLNTGLVGGGQPWCTCSLKCAPGQIKLNKKCNLAPLLPGSLNTCCSLLPWWVTNQNYGASLGGAGVIGGGGIIGGVSGLVGGGSGLLGPIGGIGGPIGGVVAGPVSVVSGGSNVVGGYGSTGKGYY